The sequence below is a genomic window from Draconibacterium halophilum.
CGAATTTCATAATTACACCGATCGTATTTTAACCCGCTGGAATGGTGAAGGTACTTCCAATCTTCTGCCACGCTTAACTGCCGGTAATACTACGAACAGAATCAATATCTCGGAAATTTATATTGAAGACGGAGATTTTGTCAAAATCCAAAACGTAACGCTGGGATATGATTTCAAAAAATTGATGCCAAATGTACCTCTCGGACAGGCACGTTTATATGTTACCGCGCGTAACCTGTTTACATTTACCAACTATTCAGGCATGGATCCTGAAGTAGGTTACGGCAATGAGCAGCCATTTGTCTCAGGTATTGATTTAGGTTTTTATCCTTCACCACGTTCATATATGATTGGTGTAAATCTTAAATTTTAAAAACTTTTAAATGAGAAATGTTATGAAAAAAATAATATATTGTTTGATTGCAGTTTTATTGCTGTGGGGGTGCGAAGATTTTCTGGACATAGATCCGCTTACCGATAAAACCTCAGCCAACTTTCCTCAAACAGCAGATGATGCTGAACAAATGATGGCTGGAATTTACACTTTAATGAACAATTTACAGAGTCAGGTTGACCGAAGCCCATTCTTCATTTGGGAAGTTGCAAGCGACGAAAAGCTTGGTGGTGGCGGAATGAATGATATTCAGGCACAGTCGTATGAAACTTTCCAGTTCTCCGACAATGAAATGTTGTTAAATTCCTGGAGTGTTTTGTATCAGGGAATACACAGGGCCAACTTTGCCATAGAGAATATGCCATTGCTTGGAGATGAGATTGTTAGTCCTGAAAAAAAGGCTCAGTTTACCGGAGAAGCAATGTTTTTACGCGCCTGGTATTATTATCAGTTAAATTCGGTTTTCAACGAAGTTCCATTGAAAATTACCACTGAAAATGTGAATTTACCCGCAGCTTCTGTTGATGAAATTTACGGACAAATAGCTTCTGACCTGAAAAATGCTATTGAAATGCTTCCGAATGTACCCTACAACCAAACCCAGCAGGGAAGAATAACCAAATGGGCTGCACAAGCCTTAATGGCCCGCGTATTCCTTTTTTATACCGGTTTCTATAATAAAAATGAAATTACATTACCTGAAGGCGGAAGCGTTTCAAAACAAAACGTTATTTCATGGCTGGAAGATTGCTATACAAACAGCGGTCATTATTTAGTAGGTGATTTTCATGAACTTTGGCCCTATACAAATTCATTATCTATAGGTGATTATGGATACATCCAGGATTACATGGCAGAAACAGGCAAGAGTCTCACTTATGCAAGTGACAATGGTGCCAGAAATCCGGAATCAGTTTTTGTTCTTCAGTTCTCAAA
It includes:
- a CDS encoding RagB/SusD family nutrient uptake outer membrane protein; translation: MKKIIYCLIAVLLLWGCEDFLDIDPLTDKTSANFPQTADDAEQMMAGIYTLMNNLQSQVDRSPFFIWEVASDEKLGGGGMNDIQAQSYETFQFSDNEMLLNSWSVLYQGIHRANFAIENMPLLGDEIVSPEKKAQFTGEAMFLRAWYYYQLNSVFNEVPLKITTENVNLPAASVDEIYGQIASDLKNAIEMLPNVPYNQTQQGRITKWAAQALMARVFLFYTGFYNKNEITLPEGGSVSKQNVISWLEDCYTNSGHYLVGDFHELWPYTNSLSIGDYGYIQDYMAETGKSLTYASDNGARNPESVFVLQFSNFAGWGIDRGYSNTYQLFYALRGLQNLENTYPFAGGWGQGNSVPASLVDQWKEDEPNDVRLWASVMDIEKEVVPLGYQRGQWDFVLESNYWGKKYNGVTARGSDGNLKNDYGVIMYGTSDNNQLSHTDDLVYIRFADVLLMLSELKEDATYMNEVRARAELPPVTYSLENIQKERQHELAFEGTRWNDMRRWGDSYAKTALESQVGVAVYNFGAADTHTALHPDGYSARYDATKGFFPIPQSQIDLSEGMLEQNEGYSQSGEGLYRGWQN